In Syngnathoides biaculeatus isolate LvHL_M chromosome 5, ASM1980259v1, whole genome shotgun sequence, the following are encoded in one genomic region:
- the LOC133500463 gene encoding endoribonuclease ZC3H12A-like isoform X1, giving the protein MTPRVLSDTVRHLEGENKRRARLDPSWDGSGPQAIRLTELIQMRLRNMHYLQQSHYANVHGHICREKCGRRKALFTPTLLNFDTVRALQSHSDTKGGNDQTETDHHPASGRYMPDLQIFSGMEPTISKLNPSSPESLDLQLRVDFFRKLGYSTAEVNAALSKLGLSTDNNSMLEELVQISSVAQGSSGEQEDRSPIPKEDSNPVSRPLRNLTQLEGNRSADCELRPIVIDGSNVAMSHGNKEVFSCRGIQLAVNFFLQRGHTAITVFVPSWRKEQSRPEAAIKDKNILMELEKQKRVVFTPSRRIAGKLVVCYDDRFIVKLAYDSGGVIVSNDTYRDLQGERPEWKKCIEERLLMYSFVNDKFMPPDDPLGRHGPNLDNFLRTKPLPKEQMRQLCPYDKKCTYGMKCKFYHPERAKQSYLSLADELREKAQILPGKACHQSSYGPSQSMPYSRPQELNTLAHQWSLHPNQNNQNKVLYWKVPNPALASGHQECSGPNHYQSSAPHEYLDSGLGSYETQYCDICFRNSHRVATQPQRAGPKQSCSCSRNVDFANPFMFPVGAAQNHRVPGPSNGAPHCQRNYWSDPFPRPPQAEMCSPLHPVHPSHRDSFCCSCSEQQYPFWLQKQFDGQRLELRKKLQAIFSLQQVDTVMDMFPHVMNAEKLAAEILNLKAQDRIFL; this is encoded by the exons atgacgcccagagtcttgtcggataccgttagacatttagaaggtgaaaataaacgaag GGCCAGATTAGATCCGTCGTGGGACGGTTCTGGCCCACAGGCCATACGTTTGACAGAGCTCATACAAATGCGACTCAGaaatatgcattatttgcaACAG tCACATTATGCAAATGTTCACGGCCACATCTGCAGGGAGAAGTGTGGGAGGAGGAAGGCACTGTTCACTCCGACTTTGCTGAACTTTGACACAGTCAGGGCTCTTCAGTCACACTCGGATACAAAAGGGGGGAATGATCAAACCGAGACG GATCACCACCCCGCCAGTGGTCGATATATGCCAGACCTCCAGATCTTTTCTGGGATGGAGCCGACAATCTCCAAGTTGAATCCATCTTCCCCAGAGAGCTTGGACCTCCAGCTTCGAGTGGACTTCTTCCGCAAGTTGGGTTACTCCACGGCTGAGGTCAACGCGGCCCTCTCCAAGCTGGGCCTCAGTACGGACAACAACTCCATGCTGGAGGAGCTGGTTCAGATCAGCAGCGTCGCGCAGGGTTCATCCGGCGAGCAGGAAGACAGGAGCCCAATCCCCAAAGAGGATTCAAATCCAGTGTCCAGACCCCTTAGAAATTTGACTCAACTTGAAGGCAATAGGAGTGCCGATTGCGAGTTGAGACCCATTGTTATTGATGGCAGCAATGTTGCCATGAG TCACGGCAACAAGGAAGTGTTCTCGTGTCGAGGCATCCAGCTGGCAGTCAACTTCTTCCTGCAGAGAGGACACACCGCAATCACGGTGTTTGTTCCGTCTTGGCGGAAAGAGCAGAGCAGACCGGAGGCGGCCATAAAGG ATAAGAACATCCTAATGGAGCTGGAAAAGCAGAAACGAGTGGTCTTCACTCCGTCACGCCGCATTGCCGGCAAGTTGGTGGTTTGTTACGACGACCGCTTCATCGTCAAGTTGGCGTACGACTCGGGGGGCGTGATCGTGTCCAACGACACCTACCGCGACCTGCAAGGAGAAAGACCTGAGTGGAAGAAATGCATTGAGGAGAGGCTCCTCATGTACTCCTTCGTTAATGACAA GTTCATGCCCCCAGACGACCCTCTGGGCCGTCACGGTCCCAATCTCGACAACTTCCTCAGGACGAAGCCATTGCCCAAAGAGCAAATGAGACAGCTCTGCCCATATG ACAAAAAGTGCACTTATGGCATGAAATGTAAGTTCTACCACCCAGAGAGGGCTAAGCAGTCTTACCTGTCCTTGGCCGATGAACTGAGAGAAAAAGCCCAGATTTTGCCTGGGAAGGCGTGTCACCAGTCATCATACGGACCGTCTCAGTCGATGCCATACAGCCGTCCTCAGGAACTCAACACGTTAGCCCATCAGTGGTCTTTACATCCCAATCAGAACAATCAAAACAAAGTGTTGTACTGGAAAGTTCCCAATCCTGCATTGGCCTCTGGTCATCAAGAGTGTTCCGGGCCAAACCATTACCAGTCCAGTGCCCCTCACGAGTACTTGGACTCCGGCCTAGGCTCCTATGAAACCCAGTACTGTGATATTTGCTTCAGAAACTCGCACAGGGTTGCCACCCAGCCCCAACGTGCTGGACCCAAGCAGTCCTGTTCGTGTTCCAGAAACGTAGATTTTGCAAATCCATTCATGTTCCCAGTAGGTGCAGCACAGAACCACAGAGTACCAGGCCCATCGAATGGAGCTCCTCATTGTCAGAGAAATTACTGGTCAGATCCCTTTCCTAGGCCGCCCCAAGCCGAAATGTGCAGTCCGCTTCACCCAGTTCATCCCTCGCACCGGGACAGCTTTTGTTGCTCATGCTCAGAGCAGCAGTACCCCTTCTGGCTTCAGAAGCAGTTTGACGGCCAAAGACTAGAACTGCGCAAGAAACTCCAAGCCATTTTCAGTCTTCAACAGGTGGATACAGTGATGGACATGTTCCCACATGTGATGAATGCTGAGAAACTGGCCGCGGAGATCCTAAACCTCAAGGCTCAGGATAGGATTTTCCTGTAA
- the LOC133500463 gene encoding endoribonuclease ZC3H12A-like isoform X2 encodes MPDLQIFSGMEPTISKLNPSSPESLDLQLRVDFFRKLGYSTAEVNAALSKLGLSTDNNSMLEELVQISSVAQGSSGEQEDRSPIPKEDSNPVSRPLRNLTQLEGNRSADCELRPIVIDGSNVAMSHGNKEVFSCRGIQLAVNFFLQRGHTAITVFVPSWRKEQSRPEAAIKDKNILMELEKQKRVVFTPSRRIAGKLVVCYDDRFIVKLAYDSGGVIVSNDTYRDLQGERPEWKKCIEERLLMYSFVNDKFMPPDDPLGRHGPNLDNFLRTKPLPKEQMRQLCPYDKKCTYGMKCKFYHPERAKQSYLSLADELREKAQILPGKACHQSSYGPSQSMPYSRPQELNTLAHQWSLHPNQNNQNKVLYWKVPNPALASGHQECSGPNHYQSSAPHEYLDSGLGSYETQYCDICFRNSHRVATQPQRAGPKQSCSCSRNVDFANPFMFPVGAAQNHRVPGPSNGAPHCQRNYWSDPFPRPPQAEMCSPLHPVHPSHRDSFCCSCSEQQYPFWLQKQFDGQRLELRKKLQAIFSLQQVDTVMDMFPHVMNAEKLAAEILNLKAQDRIFL; translated from the exons ATGCCAGACCTCCAGATCTTTTCTGGGATGGAGCCGACAATCTCCAAGTTGAATCCATCTTCCCCAGAGAGCTTGGACCTCCAGCTTCGAGTGGACTTCTTCCGCAAGTTGGGTTACTCCACGGCTGAGGTCAACGCGGCCCTCTCCAAGCTGGGCCTCAGTACGGACAACAACTCCATGCTGGAGGAGCTGGTTCAGATCAGCAGCGTCGCGCAGGGTTCATCCGGCGAGCAGGAAGACAGGAGCCCAATCCCCAAAGAGGATTCAAATCCAGTGTCCAGACCCCTTAGAAATTTGACTCAACTTGAAGGCAATAGGAGTGCCGATTGCGAGTTGAGACCCATTGTTATTGATGGCAGCAATGTTGCCATGAG TCACGGCAACAAGGAAGTGTTCTCGTGTCGAGGCATCCAGCTGGCAGTCAACTTCTTCCTGCAGAGAGGACACACCGCAATCACGGTGTTTGTTCCGTCTTGGCGGAAAGAGCAGAGCAGACCGGAGGCGGCCATAAAGG ATAAGAACATCCTAATGGAGCTGGAAAAGCAGAAACGAGTGGTCTTCACTCCGTCACGCCGCATTGCCGGCAAGTTGGTGGTTTGTTACGACGACCGCTTCATCGTCAAGTTGGCGTACGACTCGGGGGGCGTGATCGTGTCCAACGACACCTACCGCGACCTGCAAGGAGAAAGACCTGAGTGGAAGAAATGCATTGAGGAGAGGCTCCTCATGTACTCCTTCGTTAATGACAA GTTCATGCCCCCAGACGACCCTCTGGGCCGTCACGGTCCCAATCTCGACAACTTCCTCAGGACGAAGCCATTGCCCAAAGAGCAAATGAGACAGCTCTGCCCATATG ACAAAAAGTGCACTTATGGCATGAAATGTAAGTTCTACCACCCAGAGAGGGCTAAGCAGTCTTACCTGTCCTTGGCCGATGAACTGAGAGAAAAAGCCCAGATTTTGCCTGGGAAGGCGTGTCACCAGTCATCATACGGACCGTCTCAGTCGATGCCATACAGCCGTCCTCAGGAACTCAACACGTTAGCCCATCAGTGGTCTTTACATCCCAATCAGAACAATCAAAACAAAGTGTTGTACTGGAAAGTTCCCAATCCTGCATTGGCCTCTGGTCATCAAGAGTGTTCCGGGCCAAACCATTACCAGTCCAGTGCCCCTCACGAGTACTTGGACTCCGGCCTAGGCTCCTATGAAACCCAGTACTGTGATATTTGCTTCAGAAACTCGCACAGGGTTGCCACCCAGCCCCAACGTGCTGGACCCAAGCAGTCCTGTTCGTGTTCCAGAAACGTAGATTTTGCAAATCCATTCATGTTCCCAGTAGGTGCAGCACAGAACCACAGAGTACCAGGCCCATCGAATGGAGCTCCTCATTGTCAGAGAAATTACTGGTCAGATCCCTTTCCTAGGCCGCCCCAAGCCGAAATGTGCAGTCCGCTTCACCCAGTTCATCCCTCGCACCGGGACAGCTTTTGTTGCTCATGCTCAGAGCAGCAGTACCCCTTCTGGCTTCAGAAGCAGTTTGACGGCCAAAGACTAGAACTGCGCAAGAAACTCCAAGCCATTTTCAGTCTTCAACAGGTGGATACAGTGATGGACATGTTCCCACATGTGATGAATGCTGAGAAACTGGCCGCGGAGATCCTAAACCTCAAGGCTCAGGATAGGATTTTCCTGTAA